One window of the Conexibacter sp. SYSU D00693 genome contains the following:
- the coaE gene encoding dephospho-CoA kinase (Dephospho-CoA kinase (CoaE) performs the final step in coenzyme A biosynthesis.) codes for MAAEDEQTAAEGAAAAAPSRVPFVGLTGGLGSGKSTALAALERLGARTLSTDAVVHELYLGDEVRDAVVERWGPEVAPGGTVDRSAIARHAFASPDERSWLESLIWPLVGARVATFREAALSADPPPAAAVVETPLLFEAGMDGLYDATIAVVADEEVRSARAAARGHEAVDERAARQLTQDEKAARATYAVRNDGSVEDLEAALSDVLDRLHGGR; via the coding sequence GTGGCCGCAGAGGACGAGCAGACCGCAGCCGAGGGCGCCGCAGCAGCGGCGCCCTCGCGCGTTCCGTTCGTGGGGCTCACGGGCGGGCTGGGATCCGGGAAGTCCACGGCCCTGGCGGCCCTCGAGCGGCTCGGTGCCCGGACGCTGTCGACGGACGCGGTCGTCCACGAGCTGTACCTCGGCGACGAGGTCCGCGACGCGGTCGTCGAGCGCTGGGGACCCGAGGTCGCCCCGGGCGGGACGGTCGACCGCTCGGCCATCGCCCGCCACGCCTTCGCCTCGCCCGACGAGCGCTCCTGGCTCGAGAGCCTGATCTGGCCGCTCGTGGGCGCGCGCGTCGCGACGTTCCGCGAGGCCGCGCTGAGCGCCGACCCGCCGCCCGCGGCCGCGGTCGTCGAGACGCCGTTGCTCTTCGAGGCGGGGATGGACGGCCTCTACGACGCGACGATCGCGGTCGTCGCCGACGAGGAGGTCCGCTCGGCGCGGGCCGCAGCGCGAGGCCACGAGGCCGTCGACGAGCGCGCCGCCCGCCAGCTCACCCAGGACGAGAAGGCGGCCCGCGCGACGTACGCCGTGCGCAACGACGGCTCGGTCGAGGACCTCGAAGCCGCGCTGTCCGACGTGCTCGACAGGCTGCACGGAGGCCGATGA
- a CDS encoding NAD(P)/FAD-dependent oxidoreductase, whose translation MPVRATKRGAERTPLASSHDVLVCGASFAGLAVARELAGSGADVLVVDRYEIGERQTSACAAPTEWLEALGLQDAIRQTFSDLVIHRPGNGDRGPKTYRWSLPWTFSTFDYPQLCQLLAEQGDFTFETAKVERRVDAAPGGDVVVETDRGELRAPLVVDALGWRRVLSRGRKAIQPPDARLSRGLEVHPKDPTAPEKDLELWLDPKYVTPGYSWSFPARDEVRVGVGSFDPKIHVKDPTVELAGDLGVATDGYQGNWIPHRLRKATEDGVFFVGDSAGHCLPTTAEGIRTALYFGIACGRELRRVVDGTQSREQALSRYGSFSDEHKWAFDWLWRVQTIVSGVNKLPLMDTALDLMDRDSFVRWAFTHYLNIAPPTFARAGTRATDVKPWVAPPAGAPRALTA comes from the coding sequence ATGCCCGTCCGAGCCACGAAGAGAGGCGCAGAGCGCACCCCGCTCGCCTCCAGCCACGACGTCCTGGTCTGCGGAGCGAGCTTCGCCGGCCTCGCCGTCGCCCGCGAGCTCGCGGGCAGCGGTGCCGACGTCCTCGTGGTCGACCGCTACGAGATCGGCGAGCGCCAGACCTCGGCCTGCGCCGCGCCCACGGAGTGGCTCGAGGCGCTGGGCCTGCAGGACGCCATCCGCCAGACCTTCAGCGACCTCGTCATCCACCGTCCCGGCAACGGCGACCGCGGTCCCAAGACCTACCGCTGGTCGCTGCCGTGGACGTTCTCGACGTTCGACTACCCGCAGCTCTGCCAGCTCCTGGCCGAGCAGGGCGACTTCACCTTCGAGACCGCGAAGGTCGAGCGCCGGGTGGACGCCGCGCCGGGCGGCGACGTCGTCGTCGAGACCGACCGCGGCGAGCTGCGGGCACCGCTCGTGGTGGACGCCCTCGGCTGGCGTCGCGTCCTCAGCCGCGGGCGCAAGGCGATCCAGCCGCCCGACGCCCGCCTGTCGCGCGGTCTGGAGGTCCACCCCAAGGACCCGACGGCGCCCGAGAAGGACCTCGAGCTGTGGCTCGACCCGAAGTACGTCACGCCGGGCTACTCGTGGTCGTTCCCGGCGCGCGACGAGGTCCGGGTCGGCGTCGGCTCGTTCGACCCGAAGATCCACGTGAAGGACCCGACCGTCGAGCTCGCCGGCGACCTCGGCGTTGCCACCGACGGCTACCAGGGCAACTGGATCCCCCACCGGCTGCGCAAGGCGACCGAGGACGGCGTCTTCTTCGTCGGCGACAGCGCCGGCCACTGCCTCCCGACCACCGCCGAGGGCATCCGCACGGCGCTGTACTTCGGCATCGCCTGCGGGCGCGAGCTGCGCCGCGTCGTCGACGGCACGCAGAGCCGCGAGCAGGCGCTGTCGCGCTACGGCTCCTTCAGCGACGAGCACAAGTGGGCCTTCGACTGGCTCTGGCGCGTGCAGACGATCGTCAGCGGCGTCAACAAGCTCCCGCTCATGGACACGGCGCTGGACCTCATGGACCGCGACTCGTTCGTGCGCTGGGCCTTCACGCACTACCTCAACATCGCGCCGCCGACCTTCGCCCGCGCGGGCACGCGCGCGACGGACGTCAAGCCCTGGGTCGCGCCGCCGGCCGGTGCGCCCCGCGCCCTGACCGCCTGA
- a CDS encoding DMT family transporter, with product MDRGAAVVTTAVVGGLIALQAPINSNLGRHVGTFQAAFVSFAVGTLLLLAIAALAKGGLGGIGGVRDLSSPGYLLGGVLGAAYVATALVTVRSLGAGGVTAVTIAGQLTMSVALDHFGALGVEKDPVTASRLLGVALLALGVFLVVRDG from the coding sequence GTGGACCGCGGGGCGGCGGTCGTCACCACCGCGGTCGTCGGCGGGCTCATCGCGCTGCAGGCGCCCATCAACTCGAACCTCGGCCGCCACGTGGGCACCTTCCAGGCGGCGTTCGTCTCGTTCGCGGTCGGCACGCTGCTGCTCCTCGCCATCGCGGCGCTCGCCAAGGGCGGCCTGGGAGGCATCGGCGGGGTCCGCGACCTCTCGTCGCCCGGCTACCTGCTCGGCGGCGTGCTGGGGGCCGCCTACGTGGCCACGGCACTGGTCACCGTCCGGTCGCTCGGGGCCGGCGGCGTGACCGCCGTGACGATCGCCGGACAGCTCACCATGTCGGTCGCCCTGGACCACTTCGGGGCCCTCGGTGTGGAGAAGGACCCGGTGACCGCCAGTCGTCTCCTCGGGGTCGCGCTGCTCGCCCTGGGGGTCTTCCTCGTCGTGCGCGACGGCTAG
- a CDS encoding NAD-dependent malic enzyme, protein MSVTPSAQYSLTIRLEIPHRPGMLGEVAGAIGRAGGSIGAVDLVEVRDDKLLRDITVDAADPEHWDAILDAIRSVDGAIVVDTTDRTFLVHVGGKIEQRNKVPVKTRDDLSMAYTPGVARVCMAIHEDPAKAFQYTIKRNTVAVVSDGTAVLGLGDIGPEAAMPVMEGKAMLFKEFAGVDAFPICLSTKDPDEIVETVKRLAPTFGGINLEDISAPRCFDIEDRLKSELDIPVFHDDQHGTAVVVLAALLNACKLTGRDIASVKVLVTGLGAAGVAVTKILMEAGVTNVIGVDSRGVLSTERADYHDGTMPAIKRWYAENSNPDKLTGGPADVIDGADLFIGLSGAKVMPAEALGRMNKDAMVFAMANPTPEVTPEEAAPYVRIMATGRSDYPNQINNVLAFPGIFRGALDVRAPQITEAMKTAAARAIADVVGDDELREDYIIPSVFNRDVAPAVADAVAAEARAAGADRGGDTIGFAAVDADRVRSSAS, encoded by the coding sequence GTGTCCGTGACGCCGTCCGCCCAGTACTCGCTCACCATCCGCCTGGAGATCCCGCACCGTCCCGGGATGCTGGGCGAGGTAGCGGGTGCGATCGGGCGCGCGGGCGGCTCGATCGGCGCGGTGGACCTCGTCGAGGTGCGCGACGACAAGCTCCTGCGCGACATCACCGTCGACGCCGCCGACCCCGAGCACTGGGACGCCATCCTCGACGCGATCCGCTCCGTCGACGGCGCGATCGTGGTCGACACCACCGACCGCACGTTCCTCGTGCACGTCGGCGGGAAGATCGAGCAGCGCAACAAGGTCCCCGTCAAGACGCGCGACGACCTGTCGATGGCCTACACGCCGGGCGTCGCCCGCGTCTGCATGGCCATCCACGAGGACCCGGCCAAGGCCTTCCAGTACACGATCAAGCGCAACACGGTGGCCGTCGTGAGCGACGGCACGGCGGTGCTCGGCCTCGGCGACATCGGGCCGGAGGCGGCGATGCCCGTCATGGAGGGCAAGGCGATGCTCTTCAAGGAGTTCGCCGGCGTCGACGCGTTCCCCATCTGCCTGTCCACCAAGGACCCCGACGAGATCGTCGAGACCGTCAAGCGCCTGGCGCCGACGTTCGGCGGCATCAACCTCGAGGACATCAGCGCCCCGCGGTGCTTCGACATCGAGGACCGCCTGAAGTCCGAGCTCGACATCCCGGTCTTCCACGACGACCAGCACGGCACCGCGGTGGTCGTCCTGGCGGCGCTGCTCAACGCGTGCAAGCTGACGGGGCGCGACATCGCGTCGGTCAAGGTCCTCGTGACCGGGCTGGGCGCCGCAGGCGTGGCGGTGACGAAGATCCTCATGGAGGCCGGCGTCACGAACGTCATCGGCGTGGACTCGCGCGGGGTGCTCTCCACCGAGCGCGCCGACTACCACGACGGCACGATGCCGGCGATCAAGCGCTGGTACGCCGAGAACTCCAACCCCGACAAGCTCACGGGCGGGCCGGCCGACGTCATCGACGGCGCGGACCTGTTCATCGGCCTGTCGGGCGCGAAGGTCATGCCGGCCGAGGCGCTGGGGCGGATGAACAAGGACGCCATGGTCTTCGCGATGGCCAACCCGACGCCGGAGGTGACGCCCGAGGAGGCGGCGCCGTACGTGCGGATCATGGCCACGGGCCGCTCGGACTACCCGAACCAGATCAACAACGTCCTGGCCTTCCCGGGGATCTTCCGGGGCGCGCTGGACGTGCGTGCGCCGCAGATCACCGAGGCGATGAAGACCGCGGCCGCCCGGGCGATCGCGGACGTCGTCGGCGACGACGAGCTGCGCGAGGACTACATCATCCCGTCGGTGTTCAACCGCGACGTGGCACCGGCGGTGGCCGACGCGGTGGCGGCCGAGGCGCGCGCGGCGGGCGCCGACCGCGGCGGCGACACGATCGGCTTCGCGGCGGTCGACGCCGACCGCGTGCGCTCGAGCGCGAGCTGA
- the polA gene encoding DNA polymerase I translates to MTTGDQRPTLYLIDGSSLAYRAFFALPESIATSTGFPTNAIFGFASMLVKLLTEHGQHPTVVVWDAGHSGRKDVSPDYKATRTTRPDLLKEQWPHLAPLVEAFGYRNVSVPGYEADDVIATIAEQARDQGQSVVIVTGDRDIFQVIDPEGVVKVLATGRGITDTKLYDRQAVVDRYGVGPELIPDFYGLKGDTSDNIPGVPGIGDKTASDLLQRFGDLETVLGSVDEISGAKRKENLVNHADAARISKQLATIQRDVPGVDVDPAAEAARAPDRSRLREVFREFELRAPLARLEEHLAEAADGAGPDQLESASETTLSARVREATLDDVRGLAPDDEVVLVVHPPQTPEGQLPVGDDPHRFAVATTAGEVLVGPCERPEDAVRAAGGRPVSAHDAKELGVVPPRLAHDTLLAAYLLEPARRGFPLRELADERGFGVDVEDPAAADALRVQALTAWQREQLESRGLTYLLTEVELPLVAVLRDLEQVGVRLNAERLALIRQRVDDEVATLEREIWELAGEEFTIGSPQQLGAVLFEKLGLSRKRRGKTGFSTDARVLQAIRDEHPIVPKVERWRELNQLSKTYLEVLPGLRDADSRLHTTFVQAVASTGRLGSTNPNLQNVPVRTPLGREIRGCFEAAGDHVLTSADYSQVELRILAHVAGETVLEEIFVKGEDVHTATASQVFEKAPEDLTPMDRSKAKMINYGIVYGLSDYGLADRLNIPREEAKAFIDAYLERFANVARFMADTIAQAKEQGYVTTLYGRRRQIPELRARNFQVRTLGERLAVNTVIQGTAADVMKLAMIGVHRALAATDLETRMILTIHDELLFEGPAEEVEAVRELVEREMVAPWGDRTPPLAVDVGVGRTWLEAK, encoded by the coding sequence ATGACGACCGGCGATCAGCGGCCGACCCTGTACCTCATCGACGGCAGCTCCCTGGCCTACCGGGCGTTCTTCGCGCTGCCGGAGTCGATCGCGACCTCGACCGGCTTCCCGACCAACGCGATCTTCGGCTTCGCGTCGATGCTCGTGAAGCTCCTCACCGAGCACGGGCAGCACCCGACGGTCGTCGTGTGGGACGCGGGTCACAGCGGCCGCAAGGACGTCAGCCCGGACTACAAGGCGACGCGCACGACGCGGCCCGACCTGCTCAAGGAGCAGTGGCCGCACCTCGCGCCGCTGGTCGAGGCCTTCGGCTACCGCAACGTCAGCGTCCCCGGCTACGAGGCCGACGACGTCATCGCCACCATCGCCGAGCAGGCCCGGGACCAAGGCCAGTCCGTCGTCATCGTCACGGGCGACCGGGACATCTTCCAGGTCATCGACCCCGAAGGCGTGGTCAAGGTCCTGGCCACGGGCCGCGGCATCACCGACACCAAGCTCTACGACCGCCAGGCGGTGGTCGACCGCTACGGCGTCGGGCCCGAGCTCATCCCCGACTTCTACGGCCTCAAGGGCGACACGTCGGACAACATCCCGGGCGTCCCGGGCATCGGCGACAAGACCGCCTCGGACCTCCTCCAGCGCTTCGGCGACCTCGAGACCGTGCTCGGCTCCGTCGACGAGATCAGCGGGGCCAAGCGCAAGGAGAACCTCGTCAACCACGCCGACGCGGCGCGGATCTCCAAGCAGCTCGCGACGATCCAGCGCGACGTCCCAGGCGTCGACGTCGACCCCGCCGCCGAGGCGGCCCGCGCGCCCGACCGCTCGCGCCTGCGCGAGGTCTTCCGCGAGTTCGAGCTGCGCGCGCCGCTGGCCCGCCTGGAGGAGCACCTGGCCGAGGCGGCCGACGGCGCCGGCCCCGACCAGCTCGAGTCCGCCAGCGAGACGACGCTCTCCGCGCGCGTGCGCGAGGCGACGCTCGACGACGTCCGCGGCCTGGCCCCCGACGACGAGGTGGTCCTCGTCGTCCACCCGCCCCAGACCCCCGAGGGCCAGCTGCCCGTGGGCGACGACCCGCACCGCTTCGCCGTGGCCACGACGGCCGGCGAGGTGCTCGTCGGGCCGTGCGAGCGCCCCGAGGACGCCGTGCGGGCGGCGGGCGGCCGGCCCGTCAGCGCCCACGACGCCAAGGAGCTCGGGGTCGTCCCGCCGCGCCTGGCGCACGACACGCTCCTGGCCGCCTACCTGCTCGAGCCGGCGCGCCGCGGCTTCCCGCTGCGCGAGCTGGCCGACGAGCGCGGCTTCGGGGTCGACGTCGAGGACCCCGCCGCCGCCGACGCCCTGCGCGTCCAGGCGCTCACCGCCTGGCAGCGCGAGCAGCTCGAGAGCCGCGGGCTCACCTACCTGCTCACCGAGGTCGAGCTGCCGCTCGTGGCCGTCCTGCGCGACCTCGAGCAGGTCGGCGTGCGCCTCAACGCCGAGCGCCTCGCCCTGATCCGCCAGCGCGTGGACGACGAGGTGGCGACCCTCGAGCGCGAGATCTGGGAGCTCGCGGGGGAGGAGTTCACGATCGGCTCGCCCCAGCAGCTCGGCGCCGTCCTCTTCGAGAAGCTCGGGCTGTCGCGCAAGCGTCGCGGCAAGACCGGCTTCTCGACCGACGCGCGCGTGCTCCAGGCCATCCGCGACGAGCACCCGATCGTCCCCAAGGTCGAGCGCTGGCGCGAGCTCAACCAGCTCTCGAAGACCTACCTCGAGGTGCTGCCGGGCCTGCGCGACGCCGACTCGCGCCTGCACACCACCTTCGTGCAGGCGGTCGCCTCCACCGGCCGCCTGGGCTCGACGAACCCGAACCTCCAGAACGTCCCCGTCCGCACGCCGTTGGGCCGGGAGATCCGCGGCTGCTTCGAGGCCGCCGGCGACCACGTCCTGACGAGCGCCGACTACTCGCAGGTGGAGCTGCGGATCCTCGCCCACGTCGCGGGCGAGACCGTCCTCGAGGAGATCTTCGTCAAGGGCGAGGACGTCCACACGGCCACCGCCTCGCAGGTCTTCGAGAAGGCGCCGGAGGACCTCACGCCGATGGACCGCTCGAAGGCCAAGATGATCAACTACGGCATCGTCTACGGCCTCAGCGACTACGGCCTGGCCGACCGCCTGAACATCCCGCGCGAGGAGGCCAAGGCGTTCATCGACGCCTACCTCGAGCGCTTCGCGAACGTCGCGCGGTTCATGGCCGACACCATCGCCCAGGCCAAGGAGCAGGGCTATGTCACGACGCTCTACGGCCGCCGCCGCCAGATCCCGGAGCTGCGCGCGCGCAACTTCCAGGTCCGCACGCTGGGGGAGCGCCTGGCCGTCAACACCGTGATCCAGGGCACGGCCGCCGACGTGATGAAGCTGGCGATGATCGGCGTGCACCGGGCGCTGGCAGCGACCGACCTCGAGACGCGGATGATCCTCACGATCCACGACGAGCTGCTCTTCGAGGGGCCCGCCGAGGAGGTCGAGGCGGTCCGCGAGCTCGTGGAGCGCGAGATGGTCGCTCCCTGGGGCGACCGCACGCCGCCGCTGGCCGTCGACGTCGGGGTGGGGCGGACCTGGCTGGAGGCGAAGTAG
- the rpsA gene encoding 30S ribosomal protein S1 translates to MATTATDTTTEAKVVEGSDGLLLEIDGQIVPNYDATFAPFDEGEVVSGRVVRIDNDEVLVDIGYKSEGVIPSNELSIRKNVNPADEVELGEEVDALVLKKEDDDGRLIMSKKRARFEKAWRNIEAAAESGTPVTGTVIEVVKGGLIIDLGVRGFLPASLVDIRRVANLDEFLHAQIECKVIELNRSRNNVVLSRRAVLEEERKEQRQEILDRLQPGLVVEGQISNIVDFGAFVDLNGIDGLIHISELSWSHVNHPSEILTIGDTVQVKVLDIDRDRQRISLGLKQTQADPWQRVVDTYNVGDELEGTVTKVVTFGAFVEILDGVEGLVHISELATHHVENPREVVQPGDDVRVKILEIDTERRRLSLSVKRVEGQELPRRDLGSLDDATSLGLSDDVFAGGDSALSPTAPAPLPADGLGEAPADAQAAAEEAGIAAEAPLADDGIAEHAPEVDAEGDDAPAAEAQAPEGDAEAEAPEADAEAPADAEQA, encoded by the coding sequence ATGGCAACCACCGCTACCGACACCACCACTGAGGCGAAGGTCGTCGAGGGATCTGACGGCCTGCTGCTCGAGATCGACGGGCAGATCGTCCCCAACTACGACGCCACCTTCGCCCCCTTCGACGAGGGCGAGGTCGTCTCCGGCCGCGTCGTCCGCATCGACAACGACGAGGTCCTCGTCGACATCGGCTACAAGAGCGAGGGGGTCATCCCCTCCAACGAGCTCTCGATCCGCAAGAACGTCAACCCCGCCGACGAGGTCGAGCTCGGCGAGGAGGTCGACGCCCTCGTCCTCAAGAAGGAGGACGACGACGGCCGGCTCATCATGTCCAAGAAGCGCGCGCGCTTCGAGAAGGCATGGCGGAACATCGAGGCTGCCGCCGAGAGCGGCACGCCGGTCACGGGCACGGTCATCGAGGTGGTCAAGGGCGGCCTCATCATCGACCTCGGCGTGCGCGGCTTCCTGCCCGCGTCGCTGGTCGACATCCGCCGGGTCGCGAACCTCGACGAGTTCCTGCACGCGCAGATCGAGTGCAAGGTCATCGAGCTCAACCGCTCGCGCAACAACGTCGTGCTCTCGCGCCGCGCGGTCCTCGAGGAGGAGCGCAAGGAGCAGCGCCAGGAGATCCTGGACCGCCTCCAGCCGGGCCTGGTCGTCGAGGGCCAGATCTCGAACATCGTCGACTTCGGCGCGTTCGTGGACCTCAACGGCATCGACGGCCTCATCCACATCTCCGAGCTCTCGTGGTCGCACGTCAACCACCCGAGCGAGATCCTCACGATCGGCGACACCGTCCAGGTCAAGGTCCTCGACATCGACCGCGACCGCCAGCGCATCTCGCTGGGCCTCAAGCAGACGCAGGCCGACCCGTGGCAGCGCGTGGTCGACACCTACAACGTCGGCGACGAGCTCGAGGGCACCGTCACGAAGGTCGTCACGTTCGGCGCGTTCGTCGAGATCCTCGACGGCGTCGAGGGCCTCGTCCACATCTCCGAGCTCGCGACGCACCACGTCGAGAACCCGCGCGAGGTCGTCCAGCCGGGCGACGACGTGCGCGTGAAGATCCTCGAGATCGACACGGAGCGCCGCCGCCTGTCGCTGTCGGTCAAGCGCGTCGAGGGCCAGGAGCTCCCGCGCCGCGACCTCGGCAGCCTCGACGACGCGACGTCGCTCGGCCTGAGCGACGACGTCTTCGCCGGTGGGGACTCGGCCCTCTCGCCGACCGCGCCCGCGCCGCTGCCGGCCGACGGCCTCGGCGAGGCCCCGGCCGACGCGCAGGCCGCCGCCGAGGAGGCCGGGATCGCCGCCGAGGCCCCGCTGGCCGACGACGGCATCGCCGAGCACGCGCCGGAGGTCGACGCCGAGGGCGACGACGCTCCCGCCGCGGAGGCCCAGGCCCCCGAGGGCGACGCCGAGGCCGAGGCCCCCGAGGCCGACGCCGAGGCTCCCGCCGACGCCGAGCAGGCCTAG
- a CDS encoding lytic transglycosylase domain-containing protein, whose product MSARAPARSAPSRSPSRPAAKRGGSSARARAAKRKRAAQRRRRLTAILVAGLAVVAAMTLARPFFDDAVKQVTLPLTHEDIIRQQAREKDLDPALIAAVIFAESRFVEGRTSHAGAEGLMQVTPDTARDIARRSGATTFQVEDLHTPQVNIAYGSFHLRYLLDRFGDNTMLALAAYNGGEGNVDRWIAEHRGQGQDLDAQDIPFPETREYVQKVLDARRDYRTQYRSELGL is encoded by the coding sequence ATGAGCGCCCGCGCCCCCGCTCGGTCCGCGCCCTCGCGGAGCCCGTCCCGCCCCGCGGCCAAGCGCGGCGGCAGCTCCGCGCGCGCCCGCGCGGCCAAGCGCAAGCGGGCGGCTCAGCGGCGCCGGCGGCTCACGGCGATCCTCGTCGCCGGGCTCGCGGTCGTGGCGGCGATGACGCTCGCGCGGCCGTTCTTCGACGATGCGGTCAAGCAGGTCACCCTGCCGCTGACCCACGAGGACATCATCCGCCAGCAGGCTCGCGAGAAGGACCTCGACCCGGCGCTCATCGCCGCGGTGATCTTCGCCGAGTCGCGCTTCGTCGAGGGCCGCACGTCGCACGCCGGGGCGGAGGGCCTGATGCAGGTCACGCCGGACACGGCGCGCGACATCGCCCGGCGCTCGGGCGCCACCACCTTCCAGGTCGAGGACCTGCACACGCCGCAGGTCAACATCGCCTACGGCTCGTTCCACCTGCGCTACCTGCTCGACCGCTTCGGCGACAACACGATGCTCGCGCTCGCCGCCTACAACGGGGGCGAGGGCAACGTCGACCGCTGGATCGCCGAGCACCGCGGCCAGGGCCAGGACCTCGACGCGCAGGACATCCCCTTCCCCGAGACGCGCGAGTACGTCCAGAAGGTGCTCGACGCCCGGCGCGACTACCGCACGCAGTACCGCTCCGAGCTCGGCCTCTAG
- a CDS encoding TIGR01777 family oxidoreductase, translating into MRVTVTGATGLIGSELVRVLRARGDEVTVLSRSAQRAEQQLGDVEAHDWDLMGEPAPAPALEGRDAVVHLAGENVAQRWNAAAKERILESRVTGTRHLVDGIRAVASKPATLVTASGSGFYGPHGDEVVDETAPAGDDFLAEVCIGWEREARKAEELGVRVAMVRTGVVLSKEEGALKKMLLPFRLGVGGPVAGGRQYFPWISLADIIGLYLAALDDPSFSGPINGSSPEPVTNGQFSKALGRVLRRPAFAPVPGFALRALYGEMGSLVTTGVRMVPGRASELGYAFEDREVEAALRKALGT; encoded by the coding sequence ATGCGCGTGACCGTCACTGGTGCCACCGGCCTCATCGGCTCCGAGCTCGTGCGCGTGCTGCGCGCGCGGGGCGACGAGGTCACCGTCCTGAGCCGCTCCGCGCAGCGGGCCGAGCAGCAGCTCGGCGACGTCGAGGCCCACGACTGGGACCTCATGGGCGAGCCCGCCCCGGCCCCCGCGCTCGAGGGCCGCGACGCCGTCGTGCACCTCGCCGGCGAGAACGTCGCCCAGCGCTGGAACGCCGCCGCGAAGGAGCGGATCCTCGAGTCGCGCGTCACCGGGACGCGCCACCTCGTCGACGGGATCCGCGCGGTCGCGTCCAAGCCGGCGACGCTCGTGACCGCCTCGGGCAGCGGCTTCTACGGCCCCCACGGCGACGAGGTGGTCGACGAGACGGCCCCGGCCGGCGACGACTTCCTCGCCGAGGTCTGCATCGGCTGGGAGCGCGAGGCGCGCAAGGCCGAGGAGCTCGGCGTCCGCGTGGCGATGGTGCGCACGGGCGTCGTCCTGTCCAAGGAGGAGGGCGCGCTGAAGAAGATGCTCCTCCCCTTCCGCCTCGGGGTCGGCGGCCCGGTCGCCGGCGGCCGCCAGTACTTCCCGTGGATCAGCCTGGCCGACATCATCGGCCTCTACCTCGCTGCCCTCGACGACCCGTCGTTCTCCGGCCCGATCAACGGCAGCTCGCCCGAGCCGGTCACCAACGGCCAGTTCTCCAAGGCCCTCGGCCGGGTCCTGCGCCGCCCCGCCTTCGCCCCCGTCCCCGGCTTCGCGCTCAGGGCGCTGTACGGCGAGATGGGCTCGCTCGTGACGACCGGGGTCCGGATGGTGCCCGGGCGGGCGAGCGAGCTCGGCTACGCCTTCGAGGACCGCGAGGTCGAGGCGGCGCTGCGCAAGGCGCTGGGGACGTAG